One segment of Candidatus Acidiferrales bacterium DNA contains the following:
- a CDS encoding class I SAM-dependent methyltransferase: MSKPRLGSSAAAPLRVKKYDSLSASTHTNGNENLRLSNGLKDFLWLISDVENGRLLDLGAVSQATLSFFIERGFRVTTDDLQRSWAQFRAIEEEKQRNLPPSDFNEPLTAEEIAQQFLQNSLQYADEEFNAVLVWDLFDHLDADLLPSIANRLYEIVRPGGAVLGIFHSKPAERMYRYRIVDNQTIEVIPIGPAKATERAFQNREILNLFGRFRSAKTFVGRDQLREGLFIK, translated from the coding sequence ATGAGCAAACCGCGTCTGGGAAGCAGTGCCGCGGCGCCGTTGCGCGTGAAGAAATACGATTCACTTTCGGCGTCAACTCACACGAACGGCAATGAAAACCTTCGCCTCTCCAACGGGCTTAAAGATTTCCTATGGCTCATCAGCGATGTTGAAAATGGACGGCTTCTCGATCTCGGTGCAGTGTCCCAGGCCACACTCAGTTTTTTCATCGAACGAGGCTTTCGCGTGACGACCGATGATCTGCAGCGGTCCTGGGCGCAATTTCGTGCCATCGAGGAGGAAAAGCAGCGCAATCTCCCACCGAGCGATTTCAATGAACCGCTGACTGCCGAAGAGATTGCGCAGCAGTTCCTGCAAAATTCGCTGCAATATGCCGATGAAGAATTCAATGCTGTGCTTGTCTGGGATCTTTTCGATCATCTCGATGCAGACTTGCTTCCGAGCATCGCCAATCGGCTCTACGAAATCGTGCGTCCCGGTGGCGCGGTCCTCGGCATTTTTCACAGCAAACCTGCGGAGCGAATGTATCGCTACCGCATCGTAGATAACCAAACGATCGAAGTGATTCCCATTGGACCGGCTAAGGCGACGGAGCGTGCATTTCAGAATCGCGAGATTTTGAATTTGTTTGGCCGCTTCCGTTCGGCCAAGACCTTTGTGGGCCGCGACCAGCTCCGCGAAGGCCTGTTTATCAAGTAA
- a CDS encoding VTT domain-containing protein gives MLIPWQGLVHRLYDVKGLIEWGGTLLVCGVIFVETGLFFGFFLPGDSLLVTAGVFAAAGQLRLVWLLLPVSMCAIAGDQLGYFIGRQAGGSLYNRPDSRFFKKKHLEEAHAFYEKYGGMTVILARFVPIIRTFCPPVTGAAKMNYARYLTYDIFGGLLWVCSMVLLGYTLGATIPHIDRQIHWVIAAVIFLSLLPAIISAWKVRAQKRAG, from the coding sequence ATGCTGATTCCCTGGCAAGGCTTGGTTCATCGCCTATACGACGTCAAAGGCCTGATCGAATGGGGCGGCACACTCTTGGTGTGCGGAGTCATTTTTGTGGAAACGGGGCTGTTTTTCGGCTTTTTCCTGCCGGGCGATTCCCTCCTGGTGACTGCCGGCGTATTTGCCGCAGCAGGCCAACTGCGGCTTGTTTGGCTACTGCTCCCGGTATCCATGTGTGCGATTGCGGGCGACCAGCTCGGCTATTTCATTGGCCGCCAGGCGGGCGGGAGCCTATACAACAGGCCGGATTCGCGCTTCTTCAAGAAAAAGCATCTTGAGGAAGCACATGCCTTTTATGAAAAGTATGGCGGCATGACCGTCATCCTCGCGCGCTTCGTGCCCATTATCCGCACGTTTTGCCCTCCGGTGACCGGCGCTGCGAAAATGAACTATGCGCGATATCTCACGTACGACATCTTCGGTGGCCTTCTGTGGGTTTGCAGCATGGTGCTGCTGGGCTACACGCTGGGAGCCACTATTCCTCACATCGACAGGCAAATCCATTGGGTCATCGCCGCAGTGATTTTCCTCTCGTTGCTGCCCGCAATTATTTCTGCGTGGAAAGTGCGCGCTCAGAAGCGGGCGGGCTAG
- a CDS encoding VWA domain-containing protein produces MRIALCSMSCRVAICLLLPLLPISAAPQNPSQLPKIRVSARLVQLGIIVRDKNRTVANLTKDDFTVFDRGKPQPISIFSADAAAATQQPPQQPLPQNVFSDVPHYGITAPRSITIVLLDNLNTLYGSSPESQYESTPFWIEDHALQNAKSHLIEFIKQLPPQDRIAIYGLHHSLYVLCDFTSDRDQLLNILKNYDAKSITNREIVEPGRTAINLSGHDSTAENFFRQGSGFDNSASMRLAAGANEERGAETMAALQQIASHVANIPGRKNLVWLTANLPFSGAAMAHVLGPANIAVYPVDARGLLPAGFSEQAEIGGNADADEVSGAAGHYDNMPGQSQRPIGIATMEKVAEDTGGKAFVNTNDLTGAIRKAVDDSAVTYTLGFYIDPSALDGKFHNIKVEVKGHGLTVRYPRGYFAFPDTEATKNEDQVRLVTAVRSPIESSSIPLTARIDRTDQPPNSLKILCSIDAHDLHLAQSGGERKGTVEVYIIEQDQTGKVIFQSGKTFTLQFPEQRYPALLKSGILFHEYVQTQAGATTMRILVEDPATSDVGTVIVPMSDVK; encoded by the coding sequence CTTGGTATTATTGTCCGCGATAAAAATCGCACGGTGGCCAATCTCACGAAAGACGATTTCACAGTTTTTGACCGCGGCAAACCACAGCCAATCAGCATTTTTTCCGCCGATGCCGCCGCTGCTACACAACAACCGCCACAACAGCCGCTGCCTCAGAACGTCTTCTCCGATGTTCCGCACTATGGAATTACCGCACCTCGCAGCATCACCATCGTACTGCTCGACAATCTGAACACGCTCTACGGTTCCTCGCCGGAAAGCCAGTACGAGAGCACGCCGTTTTGGATCGAAGACCATGCACTACAAAACGCCAAGTCACACTTAATCGAATTCATCAAGCAATTGCCGCCGCAGGACCGCATCGCGATTTACGGCCTCCACCATTCTCTTTATGTACTCTGCGATTTCACCAGCGACCGCGACCAGCTGCTCAATATTCTGAAAAACTACGATGCCAAGTCGATCACGAATCGTGAGATTGTTGAGCCCGGCCGCACGGCGATAAATCTTTCCGGCCACGACTCTACGGCCGAAAATTTTTTCCGCCAAGGCAGCGGATTCGATAACAGCGCCTCAATGCGGTTGGCGGCAGGAGCCAACGAAGAACGCGGTGCGGAAACGATGGCTGCGCTCCAACAAATTGCCTCCCATGTCGCCAATATTCCGGGGCGCAAGAATCTCGTTTGGCTGACGGCCAATCTTCCTTTTTCTGGCGCAGCAATGGCTCATGTGCTCGGTCCCGCAAATATTGCCGTTTATCCTGTGGATGCACGCGGTCTGCTTCCCGCGGGCTTTTCGGAGCAGGCTGAGATCGGCGGAAATGCGGATGCTGATGAAGTTTCCGGCGCTGCGGGCCACTATGACAATATGCCTGGGCAGTCGCAGCGGCCCATCGGCATTGCAACGATGGAGAAAGTCGCCGAAGATACCGGCGGTAAGGCGTTCGTCAACACCAACGATCTGACCGGCGCCATTCGCAAAGCCGTAGACGATTCCGCCGTCACCTATACTCTCGGCTTCTATATCGATCCCAGCGCGCTCGACGGGAAATTTCATAACATCAAGGTGGAAGTGAAAGGCCACGGCTTGACTGTGCGTTATCCGAGAGGCTACTTCGCCTTCCCGGACACCGAAGCCACGAAGAACGAAGACCAGGTACGGCTCGTCACAGCAGTGCGGAGCCCAATCGAATCTTCTTCGATTCCGCTGACCGCGCGTATCGATCGCACGGACCAGCCGCCTAATTCACTGAAGATTTTGTGTTCCATAGATGCGCATGATCTTCATCTTGCGCAAAGCGGCGGCGAGCGCAAAGGCACCGTTGAGGTCTACATCATCGAACAGGACCAGACCGGGAAAGTGATTTTTCAGTCCGGAAAGACATTCACCTTGCAATTCCCCGAGCAGCGATATCCTGCACTCTTGAAATCCGGCATTCTCTTTCATGAATACGTTCAGACTCAGGCCGGCGCAACAACAATGCGCATCCTTGTTGAAGACCCTGCCACAAGTGATGTCGGAACCGTGATTGTTCCGATGTCTGACGTCAAATGA